ATGGCTCCAACGACGCGGGCGGCAACGTACGTTAGGGGAGTACGCAAAATCACCCACAAAAAAGCAGCCCGGAGCCATATAATGGCTCCGGGCTGCTTTTTTGCTGCCTAGTTGAGGAAGGGCGAATAGTAAGAAGTTACGCGACCTGTGCCTGCTCAGGGGTATGCGAGGCCACGTAGGTCACGAAATCACCGACTGTTGCGAGCGGCACCTCATCCGGAATAGTGATGTGGAAGTTACGCTCGAGTTCGAGGATGATATCTACCACATCAACGGTATCAAAGCCTAGCTCGTGGCTTAAGTTGCTACCGATACGCAGGCGACGAGGCTTGATAGCCTTGCGCTTGCTAATGATTCGCAGTACTTGCTGCTCAATTGATTTGGGAACGGAGGTCGTTGAGGTGATCATAGGGGAACGACAGAGAAAAGGGAAAGCAACTATTTAAGCTAGCCGCCCGCTGTCATATGCTAGGTCTGTTGATCGAGTTGACGTTTTTACAGGCAGCAACTAACGCAACATTTTCGGCAACAGACTTCGCTAATAGACAACGGGCAACTAGTAACAGACAAGTAGGGACTGGCAACCGACTTACGCTTCGGCCAGCACAGGAGGGCGGGTTGCGTGAATCTCTTCCGCGTCGGCGGGCGGCGTCTGCGGAGCGTCT
This Hymenobacter sp. GOD-10R DNA region includes the following protein-coding sequences:
- a CDS encoding acyl carrier protein: MITSTTSVPKSIEQQVLRIISKRKAIKPRRLRIGSNLSHELGFDTVDVVDIILELERNFHITIPDEVPLATVGDFVTYVASHTPEQAQVA